In Antechinus flavipes isolate AdamAnt ecotype Samford, QLD, Australia chromosome 3, AdamAnt_v2, whole genome shotgun sequence, a genomic segment contains:
- the NCK1 gene encoding cytoplasmic protein NCK1 isoform X1 produces the protein MAEEVVVVAKFDYVAQQEQELDIKKNERLWLLDDSKSWWRVRNSMNRTGFVPSNYVERKNSARKASIVKNLKDTLGIGKVKRKPSVPDSASPADDSFVDPGERLYDLNMPAYVKFNYVAEREDELSLTKGTKVVVMEKCSDGWWRGNYNGQVGWFPSNYVTEESESPLGDHMGSLSEKLAAVVNNLNSGQVLHVVQALYPFSSSNDEELNFEKGEVMDVIEKPENDPEWWKCRKMNGQVGLVPKNYVTVMQNSQLTSGLEPSPPQCDYIGPSVTGRFAGNPWYYGKVTRHQAEMALNERGNEGDFLIRDSESSPNDFSVSLKAQGKNKHFKVQLKDTVYCIGQRKFSTMEELVEHYKKAPIFTSEQGEKLYLIKHLS, from the exons ATGGCAGAAGAAGTGGTGGTGGTAGCCAAATTTGATTATGTGGCCCAGCAAGAACAAGAGCTTGACATCAAGAAGAATGAAAGGCTTTGGCTATTGGATGACTCCAAATCCTGGTGGAGGGTTCGAAATTCTATGAACAGAACTGGTTTTgtgccttctaactatgttgaaAGGAAAAACAGTGCTAGGAAAGCTTCTATTGTAAAAAATCTAAAGGATACTTTAG GTattggaaaagtgaaaaggaaaccTAGCGTACCCGATTCTGCATCTCCTGCTGATGACAGTTTTGTCGACCCTGGAGAACGTCTCTATGACCTCAACATGCCTGCTTATGTGAAATTTAATTACGTGGCGGAGAGAGAGGATGAATTATCTTTGACAAAAGGAACTAAGGTGGTTGTCATGGAGAAATGCAGCGATGGCTGGTGGCGGGGGAACTATAATGGACAGGTTGGATGGTTTCCTTCAAACTATGTGACTGAAGAAAGCGAGAGTCCTCTGGGTGACCATATGGGctccttatcagagaaattagcAGCAGTTGTCAACAATTTAAATAGTGGACAAGTGTTACACGTGGTACAAGCTCTTTACCCATTCAGCTCCTCCAATGATGAAGAGCTAAATTTTGAGAAAGGAGAAGTGATGGATGTTATTGAAAAACCTGAAAATGATCCTGAGTGGTGGAAATGTCGGAAGATGAATGGGCAAGTCGGCCTGGTGCCAAAGAACTATGTTACTGTCATGCAAAATAGTCAGCTAACCTCAGGACTGGAACCATCACCCCCACAATGTGATTACATTGGCCCATCAGTCACTGGCAGATTTGCTGGCAACCCATGGTATTATGGGAAAGTTACTAGACATCAGGCAGAAATGGCATTGAATGAAAGAGGGAATGAAGGGGACTTCCTCATTCGGGATAGTGAATCTTCA ccAAATGATTTCTCAGTATCTTTAAAAGCACAAGGgaaaaacaagcattttaaagtCCAGTTGAAAGACACCGTTTACTGCATTGGACAGCGTAAATTCAGCACCATGGAAGAACTTGTAGAACATTATAAAAAGGCACCAATTTTTACAAGTGAACAAGGAGAAAAATTATATCTCATCAAGCATTTATCATGA
- the NCK1 gene encoding cytoplasmic protein NCK1 isoform X2 produces MDWLNIIKDFFSIGKVKRKPSVPDSASPADDSFVDPGERLYDLNMPAYVKFNYVAEREDELSLTKGTKVVVMEKCSDGWWRGNYNGQVGWFPSNYVTEESESPLGDHMGSLSEKLAAVVNNLNSGQVLHVVQALYPFSSSNDEELNFEKGEVMDVIEKPENDPEWWKCRKMNGQVGLVPKNYVTVMQNSQLTSGLEPSPPQCDYIGPSVTGRFAGNPWYYGKVTRHQAEMALNERGNEGDFLIRDSESSPNDFSVSLKAQGKNKHFKVQLKDTVYCIGQRKFSTMEELVEHYKKAPIFTSEQGEKLYLIKHLS; encoded by the exons ATGGATTGGTTGAACATCATTAAGGACTTTTTCA GTattggaaaagtgaaaaggaaaccTAGCGTACCCGATTCTGCATCTCCTGCTGATGACAGTTTTGTCGACCCTGGAGAACGTCTCTATGACCTCAACATGCCTGCTTATGTGAAATTTAATTACGTGGCGGAGAGAGAGGATGAATTATCTTTGACAAAAGGAACTAAGGTGGTTGTCATGGAGAAATGCAGCGATGGCTGGTGGCGGGGGAACTATAATGGACAGGTTGGATGGTTTCCTTCAAACTATGTGACTGAAGAAAGCGAGAGTCCTCTGGGTGACCATATGGGctccttatcagagaaattagcAGCAGTTGTCAACAATTTAAATAGTGGACAAGTGTTACACGTGGTACAAGCTCTTTACCCATTCAGCTCCTCCAATGATGAAGAGCTAAATTTTGAGAAAGGAGAAGTGATGGATGTTATTGAAAAACCTGAAAATGATCCTGAGTGGTGGAAATGTCGGAAGATGAATGGGCAAGTCGGCCTGGTGCCAAAGAACTATGTTACTGTCATGCAAAATAGTCAGCTAACCTCAGGACTGGAACCATCACCCCCACAATGTGATTACATTGGCCCATCAGTCACTGGCAGATTTGCTGGCAACCCATGGTATTATGGGAAAGTTACTAGACATCAGGCAGAAATGGCATTGAATGAAAGAGGGAATGAAGGGGACTTCCTCATTCGGGATAGTGAATCTTCA ccAAATGATTTCTCAGTATCTTTAAAAGCACAAGGgaaaaacaagcattttaaagtCCAGTTGAAAGACACCGTTTACTGCATTGGACAGCGTAAATTCAGCACCATGGAAGAACTTGTAGAACATTATAAAAAGGCACCAATTTTTACAAGTGAACAAGGAGAAAAATTATATCTCATCAAGCATTTATCATGA